One genomic window of Actinoalloteichus hoggarensis includes the following:
- a CDS encoding Gfo/Idh/MocA family protein has product MTLSRPLRAAIVGTGGIAEVCHIPALRAEAHRVELVAAVDVDPRRLADFQARTGVRHGYTTVEEMLARRRPDLVHVCTPPAAHVDAVVASLAAGAWVLVEKPPCRSLAEFDRIEAAERPGGPYASVVYQHRFGSGARHAAELIRRGELGRPLVALCQTTWFRGPEYFDVPWRGRWSTEGGGPTLGHGIHQMDLLLALLGEWTEVSAMAGRLERAVETEDVSVASVRFASGALASVVNSVLSPDEVSRLRIDLTEATVEVTHLYGHRNADWRYTPAPSVVDAARPLAWASPSADVPSSHGAQLTLVLDAMERGERPPVSGDQGRETLELITALYRSALTGAVVRRDQLDPADPFYHRLHGDIPGWAPSGED; this is encoded by the coding sequence ATGACCCTCTCCCGTCCCCTGCGCGCGGCCATCGTCGGGACCGGCGGAATCGCCGAGGTCTGCCATATCCCGGCGCTACGAGCCGAGGCCCACCGGGTGGAGCTGGTCGCGGCGGTCGACGTCGATCCCCGCCGACTCGCCGACTTCCAGGCCCGGACCGGCGTCCGACACGGGTACACCACGGTCGAGGAGATGCTGGCCCGTCGACGCCCGGATCTCGTGCACGTCTGCACCCCGCCCGCCGCCCACGTCGACGCGGTCGTCGCGTCGTTGGCGGCGGGTGCCTGGGTCCTCGTCGAGAAGCCGCCGTGTCGATCGTTGGCGGAGTTCGACCGCATCGAGGCAGCCGAACGGCCGGGCGGCCCCTATGCGTCGGTCGTGTACCAGCATCGGTTCGGCTCGGGCGCGCGGCATGCCGCCGAGCTGATTCGCCGCGGCGAGCTGGGCAGACCCCTGGTGGCGCTCTGCCAGACCACCTGGTTCCGCGGCCCCGAGTACTTCGACGTGCCCTGGCGCGGTCGCTGGTCCACCGAGGGCGGCGGGCCGACCCTGGGCCACGGCATCCATCAGATGGATCTGCTGCTCGCCCTGCTCGGCGAGTGGACCGAGGTCAGCGCGATGGCGGGCAGGCTGGAGCGCGCGGTGGAGACCGAGGACGTCTCGGTGGCCTCGGTCCGCTTCGCCTCCGGCGCGCTCGCCTCCGTGGTCAACAGCGTGCTGTCGCCGGACGAGGTGAGCAGGCTGCGGATCGATCTCACCGAGGCCACCGTGGAGGTCACGCATCTCTACGGCCATCGCAACGCCGACTGGCGCTACACCCCGGCGCCCTCGGTCGTCGACGCGGCCCGCCCGCTCGCCTGGGCGTCGCCCTCGGCCGACGTGCCGAGTTCGCACGGCGCTCAGCTCACCCTCGTGCTCGACGCGATGGAACGCGGCGAGCGCCCGCCGGTGAGCGGCGACCAGGGGCGCGAGACGCTGGAGCTGATCACCGCGTTATACCGGTCGGCGCTCACCGGGGCCGTCGTCCGACGCGACCAGCTCGATCCGGCCGACCCCTTCTACCACCGACTGCACGGCGACATCCCGGGCTGGGCGCCCTCGGGCGAAGACTGA